The Octopus bimaculoides isolate UCB-OBI-ISO-001 chromosome 13, ASM119413v2, whole genome shotgun sequence genome includes a window with the following:
- the LOC128249249 gene encoding uncharacterized protein LOC128249249, which yields MVTVLEDDAPALSTVQKWVGIFRRERESLEDNARFRRPVTDTTDENIYCVPYMLMDDRRLIINQIANAISISCKRVENTVHNELGVTRMSARWVPRILTIGQKCTRLITSRENLTLFEEDPAGFLERFLEPKTKRQSM from the coding sequence ATGGTTACTGTATTAGAggatgacgctccagctttatcaacagtgcaaaagtgggtagGTATATttaggagagaaagggagagtcttgaagataacGCAAGGTTTAGACGTCCTGTAACTGACACCACCGATGAAAACATTTACTGTGTCCCCTACATGCTAATGGACGACAGGcgattgattataaatcaaatagccaatgctattagcatatcttgTAAGAGAGTTGAGAATACTGTGCACAATGAACTCGGCGTGACAAGAATGTCTGCTCGGTGGGTGCCACGTATTCTGACAATTggtcaaaagtgcaccaggctgatcacatcacgggaaaattTGACATTATTTGAGGAAGATCctgctggtttccttgaacgtttccttgAGCCAAAGACGAAGAGACAATCCATGTAG